Proteins encoded in a region of the Roseateles sp. SL47 genome:
- a CDS encoding potassium transporter Kup, protein MSPSDLIRQPPCEPIEMLRTPSSAAAPTAHVNSTPHHGPRQGLATLTLGALGVVFGDIGTSPLYTMREVLNPANGVTLDPASIIGAVSAIFWALMVVVTLKYVVLILRADNRGEGGIMALTALAVCAAGDTAARRRVLLLVGVCGAALFYGDSVITPAISVMGAVEGLELVTPALKPFVLPISVAVLAGLFVIQRHGSAAVGVLFGPVMLLWFSVLGLIGVLQISQAPEILRALDPRYGFAFLQARGPGLFLVVGALVLALTGAEALYADMGHFGRRPIRLAWTALVLPMLALNYAGQGALLLRDPTALDNPFFRLFPPAWLIPMVLLATLASVIASQAVISGAFSLTKEAIQLGLLPRMRVIYTSAQAMGQVYLPAINWTLLIAVLLAVLGFESSSALASAYGIAVTITMLITTALTFFVVRYAWRYPAPVAWAATAVFLVVDAVLVLSCSLKVLQGGWFPLAMGLVLFAVMATWRRGKERLHAQVADEDLPLLPFLESLSHDIGGPRPDRIAVYPVSNPEVVPPALLHNLKHYQLLHARNVIVTVRFDEVPFVPEDQQLTVEMLPGGFWRVVVRYGFKDEPNLPAALGRCARHDLQFDPFLASYFLSRQVVVPGAQKKKSGMARWRQQLFITMARNSSSAADYFRLPDNGVIELGSRVQL, encoded by the coding sequence ATGTCGCCCAGTGATTTGATCCGCCAGCCGCCCTGCGAGCCCATCGAGATGCTTCGAACGCCGTCCTCTGCTGCCGCCCCCACTGCCCATGTGAATTCCACGCCCCACCATGGGCCGCGTCAAGGCTTGGCCACGCTCACGCTGGGCGCGCTGGGGGTCGTGTTTGGGGACATTGGTACCAGCCCGCTCTACACGATGCGCGAGGTGCTCAACCCCGCCAACGGCGTGACGCTGGACCCTGCGTCGATCATCGGTGCGGTGTCCGCCATCTTCTGGGCCTTGATGGTCGTGGTGACCCTCAAGTACGTTGTATTGATCCTTCGCGCGGACAACCGCGGTGAGGGCGGCATCATGGCGCTGACGGCACTGGCCGTGTGCGCGGCCGGCGATACGGCGGCCAGGCGGCGGGTGCTGCTGTTGGTCGGCGTCTGCGGCGCGGCGCTGTTTTATGGCGACAGCGTCATCACACCGGCCATCTCCGTCATGGGTGCGGTGGAGGGCCTCGAACTGGTCACGCCGGCACTCAAACCCTTTGTGTTGCCCATCTCGGTGGCGGTCCTGGCTGGACTGTTCGTGATCCAGCGCCACGGCTCTGCGGCCGTTGGTGTGCTGTTCGGCCCGGTCATGCTGTTGTGGTTCAGCGTGCTGGGCCTGATTGGCGTACTCCAGATCTCGCAGGCGCCGGAGATCCTCCGGGCGCTTGATCCGCGTTACGGTTTTGCGTTCCTGCAGGCCCGTGGGCCGGGGCTCTTCCTTGTTGTGGGGGCGCTGGTGCTGGCGCTGACGGGTGCAGAGGCGCTTTACGCGGACATGGGCCATTTTGGTCGTCGCCCCATCCGGCTGGCGTGGACGGCGCTGGTGCTGCCGATGCTGGCCTTGAACTACGCCGGGCAAGGCGCCTTGCTGCTGAGAGACCCGACCGCGCTGGACAACCCGTTTTTCCGGTTGTTCCCGCCCGCATGGCTGATCCCCATGGTGCTGCTGGCCACCCTCGCCTCGGTGATCGCTTCCCAGGCGGTGATCTCCGGGGCGTTTTCGTTGACCAAGGAGGCCATCCAGCTGGGTCTGTTGCCTCGTATGCGGGTCATCTACACCTCCGCGCAGGCCATGGGCCAGGTCTATCTGCCTGCCATCAACTGGACGCTGCTGATCGCGGTCCTGCTGGCCGTGCTCGGCTTTGAGAGTTCGTCGGCGCTGGCTTCGGCTTACGGCATCGCCGTGACCATCACCATGCTGATCACCACGGCACTGACCTTCTTCGTGGTGCGATATGCCTGGCGTTATCCCGCCCCGGTGGCCTGGGCAGCAACGGCCGTCTTCCTGGTGGTCGACGCCGTGCTGGTGCTCTCTTGCTCGCTCAAGGTGCTGCAGGGGGGCTGGTTCCCCCTGGCGATGGGCCTGGTGCTCTTTGCGGTGATGGCCACCTGGCGCCGTGGCAAGGAACGTCTGCACGCGCAGGTGGCGGACGAAGACCTTCCGCTGCTGCCGTTCCTGGAATCGCTGTCGCACGACATCGGTGGCCCGCGACCGGACCGTATTGCGGTGTATCCGGTGTCCAACCCGGAGGTCGTGCCGCCCGCGCTGCTGCACAACCTGAAGCACTACCAGTTGCTGCACGCGCGAAATGTGATCGTGACGGTGCGTTTCGACGAAGTGCCGTTTGTGCCCGAGGACCAGCAACTCACGGTGGAGATGCTGCCTGGCGGTTTCTGGCGGGTGGTGGTGCGTTACGGGTTCAAGGATGAACCCAACCTGCCGGCGGCCCTGGGGCGGTGCGCGCGCCATGATCTGCAGTTCGACCCCTTCCTCGCCTCGTACTTCCTGAGCCGGCAGGTGGTGGTGCCGGGCGCTCAGAAGAAGAAATCGGGAATGGCGCGTTGGCGTCAACAGCTGTTCATCACCATGGCGCGCAATTCCAGCAGCGCGGCCGACTACTTCCGGTTGCCGGACAACGGGGTGATTGAGCTGGGGTCGCGGGTGCAGCTTTGA
- a CDS encoding OsmC family protein: MTIQIQRDKTGPMRQTVRIGQHQLTADQPVSGGGEGAGPDPHELYDAALGTCKALTVLWYANRKGLPLEDVLVQVDRDGSQEQQGVYKLKTTLTLVGNLTPEDRERLLQVAAKCPVHKLMTQVTTEIETVLAD, from the coding sequence ATGACCATCCAGATCCAGCGCGACAAAACCGGCCCCATGCGCCAGACCGTGCGCATCGGCCAGCACCAGTTGACCGCCGACCAACCGGTGTCCGGCGGCGGGGAGGGCGCCGGGCCTGATCCGCATGAGCTGTATGACGCGGCACTGGGCACCTGCAAGGCGCTGACCGTACTTTGGTATGCCAACCGCAAGGGCTTGCCATTGGAGGATGTGCTGGTGCAGGTGGACCGGGATGGTTCGCAGGAGCAACAAGGCGTCTACAAATTGAAGACCACACTGACCTTGGTGGGCAACCTGACCCCGGAAGATCGGGAGCGGCTGCTGCAGGTGGCGGCCAAGTGCCCGGTCCACAAGCTGATGACCCAAGTGACGACCGAGATCGAAACGGTTCTGGCGGATTGA
- a CDS encoding acyl-CoA thioesterase → MRFEIPQEKKLVHETRIQIRWGDMDAMGHVNNTVYFRYLEMARVEWLERLGGAPSPAGQGPVIVNAFCNFYRQVTYPGELIARHYVSSPGRSSFDTWITLERTDEPGVICAAGGATTVWQDAALQKSVELPTWLREQLT, encoded by the coding sequence ATGAGATTCGAGATTCCGCAGGAGAAGAAGCTGGTCCATGAGACCCGCATTCAGATCCGGTGGGGCGACATGGACGCGATGGGGCATGTCAACAACACGGTGTATTTCCGCTACCTGGAAATGGCGCGTGTGGAGTGGCTGGAGCGCCTGGGTGGCGCGCCCAGTCCGGCAGGGCAGGGGCCGGTGATCGTGAATGCTTTCTGCAACTTTTATCGCCAGGTGACCTATCCCGGTGAGTTGATCGCACGGCACTATGTCTCTTCCCCAGGGCGCTCCAGTTTTGACACCTGGATCACGCTGGAACGGACGGACGAGCCGGGGGTGATCTGCGCAGCCGGAGGCGCCACGACCGTGTGGCAGGATGCGGCGCTGCAAAAGTCGGTGGAACTGCCGACGTGGTTGAGGGAGCAACTCACATGA
- a CDS encoding SDR family oxidoreductase: MSYSIDLEGRVALVTGASSGLGAQFAKTLSKAGACVVLAARRVERLKALRAEIEAGGGDAHVVSLDVTDIDSIAAAVARAETEVGTLDILINNSGVSTTQRLTDVTPDDFDYVMDTNVRGSFFVAQEVGKRMLARARGAAPGTFTGGRIVNIASMAGLRVLSQIGVYSISKAAVIHMTRAMALEWGKYDINVNAICPGYIDTEINHHHWQTEQGRKLVELLPRKRVGQPQDLDTTLLMLCAKESRFINGAVIQADDGFGV, translated from the coding sequence ATGAGCTACAGCATTGATCTGGAGGGCCGTGTGGCCCTCGTTACCGGCGCCTCCAGCGGCTTGGGTGCGCAGTTTGCAAAGACCTTGTCCAAGGCCGGCGCCTGTGTGGTGCTGGCGGCGCGTCGCGTGGAGCGGCTGAAGGCCCTGCGTGCGGAAATTGAAGCCGGGGGTGGCGATGCGCATGTGGTGAGCCTGGATGTCACCGACATCGACAGCATTGCGGCAGCGGTGGCCCGTGCGGAGACGGAAGTCGGCACGCTGGACATCCTGATCAACAACTCCGGCGTGAGCACCACGCAGCGCCTGACCGATGTCACCCCGGACGATTTCGACTACGTGATGGACACCAATGTCCGCGGGTCGTTCTTTGTGGCGCAGGAAGTGGGCAAGCGCATGCTGGCCCGTGCGCGCGGGGCGGCACCGGGCACGTTCACGGGCGGGCGCATTGTCAACATCGCTTCCATGGCGGGCTTGCGCGTGCTGTCGCAAATTGGCGTGTATTCCATAAGCAAGGCGGCCGTCATTCACATGACGCGGGCCATGGCGCTGGAATGGGGCAAATACGACATCAATGTCAATGCCATCTGCCCTGGTTATATCGATACGGAAATCAACCATCACCACTGGCAGACCGAGCAGGGCCGCAAACTGGTGGAACTGCTGCCGCGCAAGCGCGTGGGGCAACCGCAGGACCTGGACACCACCTTGCTGATGTTGTGTGCCAAGGAAAGCCGTTTCATCAACGGCGCGGTGATTCAAGCGGACGACGGGTTTGGTGTTTGA
- a CDS encoding YceH family protein — MALRELSALEARVLAVLVEKAFTVPDSYPMSLNGLTLGVNQKTARDPVMNASEADVAAALDELKAMSLVNTVSGSRVLRFEHNMKRVLGVPGQAEALLTVMMLRGPQTAAELRLNAERIHRFADVSSVEGFLDELAAREPPLARKLPRAPGAREQRWAHMLSGEPDVAVGGGGVAAYGSASASASASASASAPAGPDARDEEIAALRADVEQLKAAVARLQSELGLTP, encoded by the coding sequence ATGGCTTTGCGTGAATTGAGCGCGCTGGAAGCGCGTGTGCTGGCGGTGTTGGTGGAAAAGGCCTTCACCGTGCCGGACAGTTATCCGATGTCCCTGAACGGTCTGACGCTGGGCGTGAACCAGAAGACGGCGCGGGACCCGGTGATGAATGCATCGGAGGCCGATGTGGCCGCAGCGCTGGACGAGCTCAAGGCGATGAGCCTGGTGAATACGGTCAGCGGCAGCCGGGTGCTGCGGTTTGAGCACAACATGAAGCGGGTGCTGGGCGTGCCGGGGCAAGCCGAGGCGCTGCTGACGGTCATGATGCTGCGCGGCCCGCAGACGGCGGCGGAACTGCGGCTGAATGCGGAGCGCATTCACCGGTTCGCGGATGTGTCGTCGGTGGAAGGCTTCCTGGACGAGCTGGCGGCGCGTGAACCGCCGCTGGCGCGCAAACTGCCGCGGGCGCCTGGGGCGCGGGAGCAGCGTTGGGCGCATATGCTGAGTGGAGAACCGGACGTGGCGGTGGGCGGTGGGGGCGTGGCGGCCTATGGTTCGGCTTCGGCTTCGGCTTCGGCTTCGGCTTCGGCTTCGGCGCCGGCTGGCCCGGATGCCCGAGACGAAGAAATCGCGGCCTTGCGGGCGGATGTGGAACAGCTCAAGGCGGCGGTGGCACGGCTGCAGTCGGAACTGGGGCTGACGCCATGA